A segment of the Pirellulales bacterium genome:
GGTTCGGACCGCCAGGAGTGGGATGCGCCCCCGGTTGATTTGACAGCAACCTACGGCTGAAGCTCGTTTTTCCAATGGGAGACATCGGGTTGGCGGTGTAGTTCCAATCGGAAAGATCGGTGATCGGTTCGCGGGAGGCGTCGTCGCCGTCGGTACCCACATCGTCAGTAGAAGCGGCAAGCAGCGGCGACAACTCCCGTGCCTGCGAGGTCGTCCAAACCGGCGACAGCGCCCAGAAGGCCAGCATGGGAACCGAGAAAAAAACCATCGCGGAAATCCGCTCGCCAATCATCGCTCGCATGTTTTCACCGGCTCTTTCGTTGATCAGGGACTCGCCAGTTATTGCCCCGAATAACCTGAGAATAAACCAGCGAGGTGTCTTCGTCAAGCCCCCGCCGGGAAAATTTGTTACACGCGGATAGAAATGTCCCCTGTTTCTGACGGATAGAAATGTCCCCTTGGGTGTTCCTACTCCCGCTGTGGGGTTGGACTGCGTAGCGCAGGGAGCGCAGCGACCGGAGCGGAGCAGTCCAACCCCACGGCGGCGGCCATGCGAGGAGGGGCGAAACGGCGCCGCCAAGGATGATTCGCCGCTGGCTTCTGGCCCTGGCTCGAACCGGTCGGACCGGTTGGCGAGGCAGGTCCTGGACTTGCCAACGGGTCGCGCACCGTCGACCAGGCGAGCTCCTGATCACCGACGAATATCCGCAGCCGACCGTCAAGTTGCGAACTGATCACCACCCGCTGGCCGGGCTGCACATGCTCGGCGGCCGCACGCGGCAATTGGAGAAAGCCGTTCTGCCAGCGCACCGTCCAGTCAGGCTGCACCACTCGATCTTCCTGAAGCGAAAGCATGAGCAGCAGACGTTCATCCGTCACCACCCGGTGCATATCCGCTTGCTTGGCCGCCGATCGACCAAACTGCTGGTTGAATCGCAGGTGGTACGTTTCCTCAAGGTAGCGATTGGCCGACTCCAAATCTGAGATGCCGGCCCGAGTGAGATCCTTCACCAGACGGTCTTGCAACGTGCGATTGACCCGCTCTACACGCCCCTTCGCCTGCGGACTATGGGCCCGGATCAACTCCACGTCCAGATCGCGCATCGCTCGCCCGAACTGCGTTGTCGGCTCGATTCCCGCCAGAATCTCGTCCGGCGTTGGCTCCCAATCCGCCCGATAAATGCTG
Coding sequences within it:
- a CDS encoding ISNCY family transposase, with translation METIRMSGKERRRLEVLSRVKSQELSLVKGAELLGMSYRQAKRVWARYQEEGDTGLVHRLRGRASNRHVQPIRKEQALELYREKYAGYGPTLAAECLERDDGLSVPASTLREWLSAAGLWQRQRRRKLHRRRRPRREHYGELLQMDGSHHDWFEGRRGTAVLMVMIDDATGRIFAWFFENESWDSAATILRGYTARHGLPRALYVDRHSIYRADWEPTPDEILAGIEPTTQFGRAMRDLDVELIRAHSPQAKGRVERVNRTLQDRLVKDLTRAGISDLESANRYLEETYHLRFNQQFGRSAAKQADMHRVVTDERLLLMLSLQEDRVVQPDWTVRWQNGFLQLPRAAAEHVQPGQRVVISSQLDGRLRIFVGDQELAWSTVRDPLASPGPASPTGPTGSSQGQKPAANHPWRRRFAPPRMAAAVGLDCSAPVAALPALRSPTPQRE